A region of Marnyiella aurantia DNA encodes the following proteins:
- a CDS encoding YcxB family protein: MKLKTNVSFMQYLQLMFKLTYQKPMLRVLIGVAVILLLWIIIHHLHITTLPTPIIYQYITLILIAVVQPFIVFITIHSNYHSSNQLRETLDMEITDDLIKIRGQSFYMEIQWVQIYRFSELKRWFLIYQNNLSAIIIPKRSLTEEEITRLRSIMAKAEKNQHK; encoded by the coding sequence ATGAAGCTGAAAACCAATGTATCATTTATGCAGTATCTGCAATTGATGTTCAAACTTACCTATCAAAAACCGATGCTTCGTGTGCTGATTGGAGTAGCTGTTATCCTGCTTCTGTGGATAATCATTCATCACCTTCACATAACTACGCTTCCTACACCAATCATTTACCAATACATTACGCTGATTCTCATCGCTGTGGTACAACCTTTCATTGTTTTCATTACGATACACAGTAATTATCATTCCAGCAACCAGCTACGGGAAACGCTGGATATGGAGATTACTGACGACCTGATTAAAATCCGTGGACAAAGCTTTTACATGGAGATCCAGTGGGTGCAGATTTACAGATTCAGTGAACTGAAAAGATGGTTCCTGATTTACCAGAATAACCTTTCGGCGATCATCATCCCTAAAAGAAGTCTGACCGAGGAGGAAATTACCAGGCTCCGGTCTATTATGGCAAAGGCCGAAAAGAACCAACATAAATGA
- a CDS encoding cytochrome C, producing MPEHNALVLLYIDDESNPVAELQTPVIFNLDTTKLTDGFHTLKIVSKFDRKEGVKVINFSVRNGPIIHIEGLSDNETVSGTLPLMLNAYDTGRNQSFIIKGSENPRTIPVWVWVIALVFVAWAAFYLVTNFSL from the coding sequence ATGCCTGAACACAATGCCTTGGTTCTGCTGTATATAGACGATGAATCCAATCCTGTGGCCGAATTGCAGACCCCGGTCATATTTAACCTGGATACCACAAAACTGACTGACGGTTTTCATACTCTGAAGATCGTGAGTAAATTCGACCGGAAGGAAGGTGTAAAGGTGATAAACTTTTCCGTGCGAAACGGGCCAATCATTCATATAGAAGGACTTTCCGATAATGAAACTGTAAGCGGAACCTTGCCGTTGATGCTTAATGCCTATGATACCGGAAGGAACCAGAGTTTTATCATTAAAGGAAGCGAAAATCCACGCACCATTCCCGTTTGGGTCTGGGTAATTGCGCTGGTATTTGTTGCCTGGGCCGCTTTCTATCTGGTGACGAATTTTAGTCTTTGA
- a CDS encoding cytochrome c — protein sequence MDFFNNHKKLFSAALTFFLVLTLIICILPALNNEKINQPLPGTAALTESENNGKAVYIREGCVACHTQQVRNVDMDAVFGSRPSMAADYARNRRLNLFQNTATLMGTERTGPDLTSIGTRQPSKEWQYAHLYNPRSVVPESIMPSYKWLFLVKEDLGPGDVEVSVPAAFRAGLTGKIIPSKDAQDLVAYLLSLKQTDLPDNIASGEFLYKKEKGTTANAGGRTLPDGSALFTANCASCHQAGGEGLPGAFPPLKGSPVVLGDNLELFVTIIMKGYDPRPEFAAMPAVGANAGLKPEEVAALINHERSSWGNNGDPVTAEQVQAIMDKIE from the coding sequence ATGGATTTCTTTAACAACCATAAAAAACTGTTCTCCGCCGCACTGACATTCTTTCTGGTGCTCACGCTGATTATCTGCATTCTGCCGGCGCTGAATAATGAAAAAATTAACCAACCTTTACCCGGTACTGCAGCACTCACTGAAAGTGAGAACAATGGGAAAGCTGTTTATATAAGAGAAGGCTGCGTAGCCTGCCATACTCAGCAGGTACGGAATGTGGACATGGATGCGGTATTTGGGTCGCGCCCCAGCATGGCTGCAGATTATGCCCGGAACCGGAGACTGAATCTTTTTCAGAATACCGCCACCCTGATGGGAACGGAGAGAACAGGACCCGACCTTACAAGTATAGGAACACGGCAGCCCAGTAAAGAGTGGCAGTACGCTCATTTATACAACCCACGTTCTGTGGTTCCGGAATCCATAATGCCGTCCTACAAATGGTTGTTCCTGGTAAAGGAGGATCTGGGGCCCGGCGATGTGGAGGTGAGTGTGCCTGCAGCCTTCAGGGCAGGGCTTACCGGGAAAATAATCCCATCAAAGGATGCGCAGGATTTGGTCGCATATCTGCTGAGTCTGAAGCAAACCGATTTACCTGATAATATAGCATCTGGAGAATTTTTATATAAAAAAGAGAAGGGAACTACAGCAAATGCCGGCGGGAGAACTCTTCCTGATGGAAGTGCACTGTTCACAGCAAATTGTGCAAGCTGCCATCAGGCGGGTGGCGAAGGTTTGCCGGGCGCTTTTCCTCCGCTGAAAGGAAGCCCCGTGGTGCTGGGAGACAATCTGGAGCTTTTTGTAACCATCATTATGAAAGGGTACGACCCACGGCCGGAATTTGCCGCAATGCCGGCGGTGGGTGCCAACGCAGGGCTTAAACCCGAAGAAGTAGCCGCACTCATCAATCACGAACGCAGCAGTTGGGGAAATAATGGAGATCCCGTAACCGCGGAACAGGTGCAGGCCATAATGGATAAAATTGAATAA
- a CDS encoding Crp/Fnr family transcriptional regulator, whose amino-acid sequence MIPAELLKSYDATVHTYETGDYIYEKHSLGLHYFQIVSGQVKLSNTSEDGKEFIQHIFETGQCFGEALLFLDRSYPTDAAALSASTVLELPKDRFFELLHAHPQYSLAINRTLAQRLYYKMLMSQNLFSKDPHVRLSGLMDYFKQMHSTCTSLYCLPLTRQQMANLTGLRVETVIRTVKMMEKEGQLQINDRKIYY is encoded by the coding sequence ATGATTCCTGCAGAACTGTTAAAAAGTTATGATGCTACGGTCCACACGTATGAAACCGGCGATTATATTTATGAAAAGCACTCGTTGGGTCTGCATTATTTTCAGATTGTTTCCGGACAGGTAAAGCTGAGCAATACCAGTGAGGACGGTAAGGAATTTATTCAGCATATCTTTGAAACAGGCCAGTGTTTTGGCGAAGCCTTACTGTTTCTGGACAGGTCTTATCCTACCGACGCAGCAGCGCTGAGCGCGAGCACCGTGCTGGAGCTTCCAAAAGACCGCTTTTTTGAACTTCTGCATGCTCATCCTCAATATTCGCTGGCCATTAACAGGACTCTGGCACAACGGCTTTATTATAAAATGCTGATGTCCCAGAATCTTTTCTCCAAAGACCCGCACGTCCGTCTCAGCGGTCTGATGGATTATTTCAAACAAATGCACTCCACCTGCACAAGTCTTTATTGCCTTCCGCTTACCCGGCAGCAAATGGCAAACCTTACCGGACTTCGGGTGGAGACGGTAATCCGTACAGTGAAAATGATGGAAAAGGAAGGGCAGCTTCAGATAAATGACCGTAAAATTTACTATTAA